Proteins encoded together in one Streptomyces sp. NBC_01216 window:
- the ndgR gene encoding IclR family transcriptional regulator NdgR, with the protein MDNSSGVGVLDKAALVLSALESGPATLAGLVAATGLARPTAHRLAVALEHHRMVARDMQGRFILGPRLAELAAAAGEDRLLATAGPVLTHLRDVTGESAQLYRRQGDMRICVAAAERLSGLRDTVPVGSTLTMKAGSSAQILMAWEEPERLHRGLQGARFTATALSGVRRRGWAQSIGEREPGVASVSAPVRGPSNRVVAAVSVSGPIERLTRHPGRMHAQAVIDAAARLSEALRRTG; encoded by the coding sequence ATGGACAACTCTAGCGGCGTAGGCGTTCTCGACAAGGCAGCCCTTGTCCTGAGCGCCCTGGAGTCCGGTCCGGCCACCCTCGCAGGTCTGGTCGCGGCGACGGGACTCGCACGACCCACGGCACATCGTCTCGCCGTGGCACTGGAACACCACCGGATGGTGGCGCGTGACATGCAGGGCCGGTTCATCCTCGGACCGCGTCTGGCGGAGCTCGCCGCCGCGGCCGGCGAGGACCGCCTACTCGCGACCGCGGGCCCGGTACTGACCCACCTGCGCGACGTCACCGGGGAGAGCGCCCAGCTCTACCGCCGGCAGGGCGACATGCGCATCTGCGTGGCTGCGGCCGAGCGGCTCTCCGGCCTCCGGGACACCGTGCCGGTCGGCTCGACGCTCACCATGAAGGCCGGTTCCTCCGCGCAGATCCTGATGGCCTGGGAGGAGCCGGAGCGGCTCCACCGCGGGCTTCAGGGCGCCCGCTTCACGGCGACGGCCCTCTCGGGCGTACGGCGGCGCGGCTGGGCCCAGTCGATCGGCGAGCGGGAGCCGGGCGTCGCGTCCGTCTCCGCGCCGGTCCGCGGCCCGTCGAACCGTGTGGTGGCCGCCGTGTCGGTCTCCGGTCCGATCGAGCGCCTGACCCGCCACCCGGGCCGAATGCACGCCCAGGCGGTCATCGACGCGGCCGCCCGCCTCTCCGAGGCGCTGCGCCGCACCGGCTGA
- a CDS encoding fumarylacetoacetate hydrolase family protein yields the protein MRIARFSIDGNVAFGAVEGEGTVESGGLVLDIIKGIPYTDFELSGTKVPLSKVRLLPPVLPNKVVAIGRNYAEHAAELGNDVPEVPVAFFKPTTSVIGSGDAIEYPSFSEELHHEAELAVVIGRMCREVPRERVKDVVFGYTCANDVTARDAQRREKQWARAKGFDTSCPLGPWVETALDPGDLTIQATVNGEQRQLGRTSDMIRSVEDLVVHITEAMTLLPGDVILTGTPAGVGPLNVGDEVAVTIEGIGTLTNKVIKRG from the coding sequence GTGCGCATCGCCAGATTCTCCATCGACGGCAATGTCGCCTTCGGCGCCGTCGAGGGCGAGGGAACCGTCGAGTCCGGCGGTCTGGTCCTCGACATCATCAAGGGCATCCCGTACACGGACTTCGAACTCAGCGGGACCAAAGTGCCGCTGAGCAAGGTACGGCTCCTGCCGCCCGTGCTCCCCAACAAGGTCGTGGCCATCGGCCGCAACTACGCGGAGCACGCCGCCGAACTCGGCAACGACGTCCCCGAGGTCCCGGTGGCCTTCTTCAAGCCGACGACCTCCGTGATCGGTTCCGGCGACGCCATCGAGTACCCCTCCTTCTCGGAAGAGCTTCACCACGAGGCCGAACTGGCCGTGGTGATCGGCCGCATGTGCCGTGAGGTTCCCCGCGAGCGCGTCAAGGACGTCGTCTTCGGTTACACCTGCGCCAACGACGTCACCGCCCGTGACGCCCAGCGCCGCGAGAAGCAGTGGGCGCGCGCCAAGGGCTTCGACACCAGCTGCCCGCTCGGCCCCTGGGTCGAGACCGCGCTCGACCCGGGCGACCTCACCATCCAGGCCACCGTCAACGGCGAGCAGCGCCAGCTCGGCCGCACGAGTGACATGATCCGTTCCGTCGAGGACCTGGTCGTCCACATCACCGAGGCCATGACGCTGCTGCCCGGTGACGTCATCCTCACCGGCACTCCGGCCGGGGTCGGCCCCCTCAACGTCGGCGACGAGGTCGCCGTCACCATCGAAGGCATCGGCACTCTCACCAACAAGGTGATCAAGCGTGGCTAA
- the leuD gene encoding 3-isopropylmalate dehydratase small subunit — MEAFTTHTGRAVPLRRGNVDTDQIIPAHWLKKVTRDGFEDGLFEAWRKDSEFVLNRPERQGATVLVAGPDFGTGSSREHAVWALQNYGFKAVVSSRFADIFRGNSLKNGLLTVVLDQKVVDALWEVTEADPTAEITVDLERRKVLAPGIDADFELDENARWRLLNGLDDISLTLQNEADIAAYEAARPAYKPRTITV; from the coding sequence ATGGAAGCTTTCACCACACACACCGGACGGGCCGTCCCGCTGCGCCGCGGCAACGTCGACACCGACCAGATCATCCCCGCGCACTGGCTGAAGAAGGTCACCCGCGACGGCTTCGAGGACGGCCTGTTCGAGGCATGGCGCAAGGACTCCGAGTTCGTGCTCAACCGCCCCGAGCGGCAGGGCGCCACGGTGCTGGTGGCCGGCCCCGACTTCGGCACCGGCTCCTCCCGTGAGCACGCCGTCTGGGCGCTGCAGAACTACGGTTTCAAGGCCGTCGTCTCCTCCCGGTTCGCCGACATCTTCCGCGGCAACTCGCTCAAGAACGGGCTGCTGACGGTCGTCCTCGACCAGAAGGTCGTGGACGCGCTCTGGGAGGTCACGGAGGCCGACCCCACGGCCGAGATCACCGTCGACCTGGAGCGGCGCAAGGTCCTCGCCCCTGGGATCGACGCCGACTTCGAGCTCGACGAGAACGCCCGCTGGCGACTGCTGAACGGTCTGGACGACATCAGCCTCACCCTTCAGAACGAAGCGGACATCGCGGCCTACGAGGCGGCGCGGCCGGCCTACAAGCCCCGTACAATTACCGTCTGA
- a CDS encoding HAD family hydrolase, giving the protein MAIRGVLWDIDDTLFDYAGADLAGMRDHLAAEGLPAAGPESVAEALRRWQELTVVHWRRFEAGGVDFREQRRERVRDFLGARDLGADEADGWFERYVAHYESAWELFPDAVPVLDLLARDYRHAVLSNSSIHNQERKLRVLGVRDRFEAVLCAAELGVAKPAAAAFHAACAALDLAPHEVAYVGDQPDIDARGAAEAGLRGVWLDRAGVGGRPELTRITDLHQLPALLCGDTRFGAPETFG; this is encoded by the coding sequence ATGGCGATCCGCGGCGTCCTCTGGGACATCGACGACACCCTCTTCGACTACGCCGGCGCCGACCTGGCCGGCATGCGCGACCACCTCGCGGCCGAGGGCCTGCCCGCCGCCGGTCCCGAGTCCGTCGCCGAGGCCCTGCGCCGCTGGCAGGAACTCACCGTCGTCCACTGGCGCCGCTTCGAGGCCGGAGGTGTGGACTTCCGGGAGCAGCGGCGCGAGCGGGTGCGCGACTTCCTGGGTGCGCGGGATCTGGGCGCGGACGAGGCCGACGGGTGGTTCGAGCGCTACGTCGCGCACTACGAGTCCGCCTGGGAGCTCTTCCCGGACGCCGTCCCCGTCCTCGATCTGCTCGCCCGTGACTACCGTCACGCCGTTCTGTCGAACTCGAGTATTCACAACCAGGAACGCAAGCTGCGCGTCCTCGGCGTGCGCGACCGCTTCGAGGCGGTGCTGTGCGCCGCCGAACTCGGGGTGGCCAAGCCCGCCGCGGCGGCCTTCCACGCCGCCTGCGCCGCCCTGGACCTGGCCCCGCACGAGGTGGCCTACGTGGGGGACCAGCCGGACATCGACGCGCGTGGGGCAGCCGAGGCGGGCCTCAGAGGCGTCTGGCTGGATCGTGCGGGCGTGGGCGGGAGGCCCGAGCTGACGCGCATCACCGACCTGCACCAGCTCCCCGCGCTGCTGTGCGGGGATACCCGTTTTGGAGCGCCGGAGACCTTCGGGTAA
- the gltX gene encoding glutamate--tRNA ligase — MANAIRVRFCPSPTGNPHVGLVRTALFNWAFARHNQGTMVFRIEDTDAARDSEESYGQLLDSMRWLGLDWDEGPAAFDSASGTGGGPHEPYRQSQRMEIYRDVAEKLLAAGHAYHCFCTAVELEARRDAARLAGKPSGYDGTCRNLSEERIARYRAEGRDSIVRFRMPDESITFTDLVRGELTFTPDNVPDYGIVRANGAPLYTLVNPVDDALMEITHVLRGEDLLSSTPRQIALYRALIELGVAKETPAFGHLPYVMGEGNKKLSKRDPQASLNLYRERGFLPEGLLNYLSLLGWSFSADQDVFTIEQMVEKFDIADVNANPARFDLKKAESINADHIRMLDVKAFAAACEPWLTAPHASWAPEDFDRAAWEAIAPHAQTRLTVLSDITANVDFLFLPEPVFDQPSWDKAMKGDPVALLTTARAALESADWSDPESLKGAVLAAGEEHGLKLGKAQAPVRVAVTGRTVGLPLFESLEILGREKTLARVDAALARLAG; from the coding sequence GTGGCTAACGCGATCCGCGTACGTTTCTGTCCCTCCCCGACCGGCAACCCCCATGTGGGTCTGGTCCGCACCGCCCTGTTCAACTGGGCCTTCGCCCGGCACAACCAGGGCACCATGGTCTTCCGCATCGAGGACACCGACGCGGCACGCGACTCCGAGGAGTCGTACGGCCAGCTGCTCGACTCGATGCGCTGGCTCGGTCTCGACTGGGACGAGGGCCCGGCCGCCTTCGACAGCGCCTCCGGTACGGGTGGCGGCCCCCACGAGCCGTACCGCCAGTCGCAGCGGATGGAGATCTACCGGGACGTCGCGGAGAAACTGCTCGCCGCCGGCCACGCCTACCACTGCTTCTGCACCGCCGTGGAGCTGGAGGCCCGTCGCGACGCGGCCCGCCTGGCGGGCAAGCCCTCGGGCTACGACGGTACCTGCCGCAACCTGAGCGAGGAGCGCATCGCGCGCTACCGGGCCGAGGGCCGCGACTCCATCGTGCGCTTCAGGATGCCGGACGAGTCGATCACCTTCACCGACCTGGTCCGCGGCGAACTCACCTTCACCCCGGACAACGTTCCGGACTACGGCATCGTGCGCGCCAACGGCGCACCGCTGTACACCCTGGTCAACCCGGTCGACGACGCGCTGATGGAGATCACCCACGTGCTGCGCGGCGAGGACCTGCTGTCCTCCACCCCGCGCCAGATCGCCCTCTACCGGGCGCTGATCGAGCTGGGTGTCGCCAAGGAGACTCCCGCCTTCGGACACCTGCCGTACGTGATGGGCGAGGGCAACAAGAAGCTCTCCAAGCGCGACCCGCAGGCGTCCCTGAACCTCTACCGGGAGCGCGGCTTCCTTCCCGAGGGCCTCCTGAACTACCTCTCCCTCCTGGGCTGGTCGTTCTCGGCGGACCAGGACGTCTTCACCATCGAGCAGATGGTCGAGAAGTTCGACATCGCCGACGTCAACGCCAACCCGGCGCGCTTCGACCTCAAGAAGGCCGAGTCGATCAACGCCGACCACATCCGCATGCTGGACGTGAAGGCGTTCGCCGCGGCCTGTGAGCCCTGGCTCACCGCCCCGCACGCCTCCTGGGCGCCCGAGGACTTCGACCGCGCAGCCTGGGAGGCCATCGCGCCGCACGCCCAGACCCGGCTGACCGTCCTCTCGGACATCACGGCCAACGTGGACTTCCTCTTCCTGCCCGAGCCGGTCTTCGACCAGCCCTCGTGGGACAAGGCGATGAAGGGCGATCCCGTCGCCCTCCTGACCACCGCCCGCGCCGCCCTGGAGTCGGCCGACTGGAGCGACCCAGAGTCCCTCAAGGGCGCCGTCCTCGCCGCCGGTGAGGAGCACGGCCTGAAGCTCGGCAAGGCCCAGGCCCCGGTCCGTGTCGCGGTCACCGGCCGCACGGTGGGCCTGCCGCTCTTCGAGTCCCTGGAGATCCTGGGCCGGGAGAAGACCCTGGCACGCGTCGACGCGGCGCTCGCCAGGCTCGCCGGCTGA
- the leuC gene encoding 3-isopropylmalate dehydratase large subunit yields MGRTLAEKVWDDHVVRRAEGEPDLLFIDLHLLHEVTSPQAFDGLRQNGRPVRRLDLTIATEDHNTPTLDIDKPIADPVSRAQLETLRKNCAEFGVRLHPLGDVEQGVVHVVGPQLGLTQPGTTVVCGDSHTSTHGAFGALAFGIGTSQVEHVLATQTLPLARPKTMAITVDGELPEDVTAKDLILAIIARIGTGGGQGYILEYRGSAIEKLSMEARMTICNMSIEAGARAGMIAPDETTFAYLKGRDHAPQGEDWDAAVAYWKTLKSDEDAAFDAEVVIDAAALAPFVTWGTNPGQGAPLSANVPDPASYEDASERLAAEKALEYMGLTAGQPLRDIRVDTVFVGSCTNGRIEDLRNAAGLLRGRKVADGVRMLVVPGSVRVALQAVEEGLDKVFKESGAEWRHAGCSMCLGMNPDQLAPGERSASTSNRNFEGRQGKGGRTHLVSPQVAAATAVLGHLASPADLSDVATPAGV; encoded by the coding sequence ATGGGTAGGACACTCGCGGAGAAGGTCTGGGACGACCATGTCGTCCGGCGCGCCGAGGGCGAGCCCGACCTCCTCTTCATCGATCTGCACCTGCTGCACGAGGTGACCAGCCCCCAGGCGTTCGACGGCCTGCGCCAGAACGGCCGCCCCGTGCGGCGCCTCGACCTCACCATCGCGACCGAGGACCACAACACCCCGACCCTCGACATCGACAAGCCGATCGCCGACCCGGTATCCCGCGCACAGCTGGAGACCCTGCGGAAGAACTGCGCCGAGTTCGGCGTGCGGCTGCACCCGCTCGGCGACGTCGAGCAGGGTGTCGTCCACGTGGTGGGCCCGCAGCTGGGTCTGACCCAGCCCGGCACCACCGTGGTCTGCGGCGACTCCCACACCTCCACCCACGGCGCCTTCGGCGCGCTGGCGTTCGGTATCGGCACCAGCCAGGTCGAGCACGTGCTCGCCACCCAGACGCTGCCGCTGGCCCGCCCGAAGACCATGGCCATCACCGTCGACGGCGAACTGCCCGAGGACGTCACCGCCAAGGACCTGATCCTGGCGATCATCGCGAGGATCGGCACCGGCGGCGGCCAGGGCTACATCCTGGAGTACCGCGGCTCCGCCATCGAGAAGCTCTCGATGGAGGCCCGGATGACCATCTGCAACATGTCGATCGAGGCCGGAGCCCGCGCGGGCATGATCGCCCCCGACGAGACCACCTTCGCCTACCTGAAGGGCCGCGACCACGCCCCCCAGGGTGAGGACTGGGACGCCGCCGTCGCGTACTGGAAGACCCTGAAGTCGGATGAGGACGCGGCCTTCGACGCCGAGGTCGTCATCGACGCCGCCGCGCTGGCTCCGTTCGTCACCTGGGGCACCAACCCCGGCCAGGGCGCCCCGCTTTCGGCGAACGTCCCCGACCCGGCTTCGTACGAAGACGCTTCGGAGCGCCTGGCCGCCGAAAAGGCCCTGGAGTACATGGGGTTGACCGCCGGGCAGCCGCTGCGCGACATCAGGGTCGACACCGTCTTCGTAGGCTCCTGCACCAACGGCCGCATCGAGGACCTGCGCAACGCGGCGGGCCTGCTGCGGGGCCGCAAGGTCGCCGACGGCGTCCGCATGCTGGTCGTCCCCGGCTCCGTCCGGGTCGCCCTGCAGGCCGTCGAGGAGGGGCTGGACAAGGTGTTCAAGGAGTCCGGAGCCGAATGGCGGCACGCCGGCTGCTCGATGTGCCTGGGCATGAACCCCGACCAGCTCGCTCCCGGCGAGCGCTCCGCCTCCACCTCCAACCGCAACTTCGAGGGCCGGCAGGGCAAGGGCGGCCGTACCCACCTGGTCTCGCCCCAGGTCGCCGCCGCCACCGCCGTGCTGGGCCACCTGGCCTCCCCGGCCGATCTGTCCGACGTCGCTACGCCCGCGGGGGTCTGA